The following is a genomic window from Bacteroidales bacterium.
ATGAAGCAGGATTTTGGTAGCGCTTCGGATGGCAAGAACAAACTGGTGAAGGCATTCCAGAACCTTGTGAAACTGGCATACCCTAATCTGAAAATGTTGGGCACGACACAGTTTTCAGAAGATACCATCAAATCCATCATCCGCAGCAACCAAGATGACCTGTTTGGTACGGATGAAACCACAATGTCTGTAGCGGAAAGCGAGGTTCTGAACATCATCCAGCGAAGGAAAATGCAATCCGAAAGAACCTCTCTGAGCGATCTGCGGGATAAATTTGCCCGCATACCCTATGGCTGGTATTCGAACGCCATCTGGAGCCTTGTGGCAAAATTGTACAAGCGCGGGAAGGTTGAACTCATTCAGGATTCCAACCTGCTGGAAGATGACGATGTGTTGATTGCCCTAACCAATAACAGGTATTATGGCAATACTTTGCTGGAACCACAGGTTGACATTGACCCGAAATTGATCAAGGAATTGGCAACGGTGTATAACGACTTCTTCGACGAGCCCTGCCCCGCAAAAGAAGCCAAGGATGTGGCAATTGCTTTCAAAAATAAACTCAACGAGGAACTGGTGTGGCTCAACCAACTGCTGATGAATAAAGAACCATATACTTTCTTGGATGTGCTGACACCTGTTGCCGATTTCATCGAAAAACTAAGCAGAAAGGAATATACCCATTACCTGACCAATGTAAAGACTTTTGAGGATGATTTGCTGGATTACAAGGAAGGGATCATAGACCCGATTAAGAGGTTTTGGAATGGCGAACAGAAGAAGATTTATGACTCCATCCGTGTTTTGTTCAGCGGGAACCAGTCCAATCTGGAATACATCGAATGCGATGAACTTACTGTTCTTCGGAATGCGATGGAACATTCCCAGCCATATAAAGGCGATGTTATCAAAGATGCCAAATCAGCCAAGGATGCATTAAGCAATAAGATCATCAAACTCATTGAAGAGGAAAAGGCTCTTACCAAAGAAAAGATTGAATCTGCTATTGACCGCCTGAAATCACACGATGATTTTAATAAACTGGATGCCGATAAGCAGAAGATGCTTTTAAAGCCTTTTGAAGATGAATTAAACAAATTAAAGGATCAACGCTTTATTGCCAATCTTCGTGAAACACGGGCAAAAGTTACGGGCAGTTTGCTGGAACATCAATTGAACGAAATGGTGCGACTAACCACTCCGACAGATAATGTTGGTGAGCCACTTATGCATTATCGGCGGATTAATTCCATCAAAGTTAATTTTCCCAAAAACGAACTGAAGACAAAAGAGGATGTGGATGCGTATGTGGAAGCCCTGAAGAAGGAACTCAACGAATTAATCGAACAGAACAAACGAATATCCCTGTAGAGAATGAACACAAACCAACTCAAGAAATTTGCGCAGGAAGCACGCATAAAACTTATAGAACAGGTCGGGGCAAAACTTTCCTTTGTGCTGACTGCTGATACGGCTGTATTGCGTGAACAAGCTGGACAACTAAAACAACTGCGGGAAGAATTAAATAGAACCACCAAGCAGCAGTTGATCGAAAAGGTTGCCTATACGTGGTTTAACCGTTTGATGGCGCTGCGGTTTATGGATGCCAATGACTATCAGCCCTTGGGCATCCGTGTCATTACGCCAAAAGAAGGATATACCCTGCCAGAAATGCTGGACGAAGCAAAAAGGGGCAACATACCCGAAGAACTGCGATTAAACAGGCAAAGGGTGTATGATCTGCTGGATAACCGCATACCCAGTTCAAATCCCCAGAATGAAGCATTCAAGGAACTGCTGATCGCGTCCTGCAACCATCTTCACAGCACTTTTCCCTTCCTTTTTGAAAGAATTAATGATTACACGGAACTGCTAATGCCAGATGATTTAACCAGCGACTTTTCAATTGTTACGCAGGTGCGAAATGGGATGCCAGCAGATGATTGCAAGAACGTGGAAATTATTGGGTGGTTATATCAATTTTATATTTCAGAAAAGAAGGATGAAGTTTTCGCTTCAAAGGAAAAAGTTAAAAAGGAAGACATCCCTGCGGCAACCCAGTTGTTCACCCCAAGATGGATCGTAGAATATATGGTGCAGAATACGGTCGGAAAACTTTGGTTGCAGAACAATCCCAAATCCCGACTCAGGGAACATATGCCCTATTTCATTGAATCGGTATCGCTTACGGCAGATGATTATTTGAAAATAAGTTCCCCCGAAGAGATCAGATTACTTGATCCCGCCAGTGGCAGCGGACATATTTTGGTATATGGGTTTGACTTGTTCACCAAGATATATGAAGAACAGGGGTATAACACCAGCGACATTCCGAAGTTGATCATTGAAAAGAACCTTTACGGCTTTGAAATTGATGAACGAGCGGCACAACTTACAGCGCTTGCATTGATGATGAAAGCGCGGGAATACCAGCGCAGGGCATTCAGGAAAGATATCAAGCCAATTGTTTTCTGTTTTCAGGATTTGCGATTGACTACTGGTGAAATAAAAGAATCACTGCGCTTGCTAAGCATACGGGTATCGGATGAACTGATACACGACCTGAATCAAATGCAGCAAGCCACAAATTTTGGTTCATTGATCATTCCACATTCACATTCGACAGAAATCCAACAGGTAGGTGAAAAACTAAAGCAATTACTCACAAATGCTGATGTATTCCAGAGGAATAAAATAGAAGAACTGGTCAGAGCGGATGAGCAACTTAAAGCACTTGCAGAGAAATACCATTGTGTGGTGACTAACCCACCCTATCTTGGTTCCAGAAAAATGGAAGATGCTACATCTCAATGGCTAAAAGATGAAGGGTATTCAGATGTTTCTCGTGACTTGTACTCATCATTTATCAAGCGATGTATTACTTCGAGTATGAAAATGGGCTTAACAGGTATGATTACCCAAATTTCTTGGATGTTTACGAATGATTTTAAAAAATTTCGAACAGTATTTGTTGAACAATATCATTTAGAGAGTAGCATTATTCTTGGTAGTGGGGCGTTCGAAACTATTTCGGGAGAAGTCGTTAAATCTTGCGTTTTCACAATACAAAACAATAAATCAAATTATCTAACAATTTTCATAGATTTATCTAAAACAAACGATAAAGAATCTGAACTTCATAAATCACATAAATACCTTCGAAACATTAATATATATAAAAAGTTAAACCACCAAGCATTTGCTTATAAACTAAATGAAAAAAGTATAGACATCGTATCCCAATCAAAATTAATTGAAGATTTTATTGATGTAAAACAGGGTTTAGCAACAGGTAATAATGACAGATTTGTACGTTTCTATTGGGAAATTGAAAATAAGAAATTCGCGGCTACTGCATCAAATTATAAGTTTGGTATAAAATGGTATCCCTATGATAAAGGTGGTGGATATCATAAATACTATGGTAATTATTTGAATGTAGTGGATTGGGATATGGATGGGGATGAAATCAAGAATTTCAAGGATGCAAATGGTAGTTTAAGGTCAAGACCCCAGAATGAGTCCTTCTACTTTAAAGAAGGATTAACCTTTAATCTTACAGGGAGAATTTCGTTTAGGTATAAAGAACAGGGGCATATATTTGATGTTCAAGGAAGTAGTTTGTTTTTAAAAAAGGAGTCAAATCTGACTTACCAATCATTCTGTGGCTTCCTTAACTCAAAACTTGCTGGATTCTTTACTGAACTAACGAATCCAACAATGGTTACGCAAGTTGGAGATATAAATTCAATCCCGATAGTAATACCCCCAGAAGATACTATAATATATTTTGATAAACTGTCTAATTCGAATATATTAAACTCTTTTGAAGACTGGAACAAATTTGAATCTGCCTGGGGCTTCACAAAATGTTCTCTTATAATTAACTTGGATAACCATTTAAGGAGTATTGATGAAATATATGGGGAGTATACACAGAAATGGCGTCGGAATTTCTATAACCTTCATCAAAACGAAGAAAAAATAAATAGCAAATTCATAGAAATTTACGGCTTACGGGATGAATTATCTCCAGATATTCCTTTAGAAGACATCACAATTCTCCAAGACGAATTAGACAGAAAAGCCCTTGTCAAACTCAATAAGAAATTTGTCCGCGATCCAGAAACCCACCAAGTCCTGAACTACAACGAAATAGAATTGCCCTTTATCCCCCAAGAGATTATGGCGCAGTTCATCAGTTATTCGGTGGGTTGTATGTTCGGGCGCTACAGTCTGGACAAAGATGGATTAGTTTTGGCAAATCAAGGGGAAACCCTTCAAGATTACCTTCAGAAGATCGGCAAATCGGCACAGGAATGTTCCTTCCTGCCCGATGAAGACAATATCATCCCTATATTGGATAATGAATGGTTCGAAGATGACATCGTGGGAAGGTTCCACCAATTCCTGAAAGTAACGTTCGACGAAAAGAACTTCAACAAGAACCTTGCTTTCATAGAAGAACAGATTGGCAAGGATATCCGCAGTTATTTCATCAGAGATTTCTACTCAGACCATATCCAGCGTTATAGAAAGCGTCCGATATACTGGATGTTTTCCTCTCCCAAGGGCTACTTTAATGCTTTGATCTATATGCACCGTTACACGCCCGATACGGTTAGCAATATTCTGAACAAATACCTGAAGGAGTTCATCGGCAAACTGCACACCCGCAAGGAACATCTTCAGCGGGTTCAGATCAGCGGCTCACCGTCTGAAAAGACCAAAGCCATCAAGGAAACCGATAGCATAGACAAAATGCTGATTGAATTGCAGGAATACGAACGCGACGTATTATTCCCGCTTGCAACGGAACGAATATCCATTGACTTGGATGACGGCGTGTTGGTGAACTACAACAAGTTCGGCAAGGCTGTCAAAGAGGTTAGCGGATTAAACGACAAACAGACCAAAGATAAGGTCAGGAAATTTGATTGGATTGACACAACGCAGATACGATGAACAAGATAGAAGAAGCATTATCAAAACTATTTGCCAAGCACCGTATCATCCTCTGGTACGACGAAGGCTCCGAACTAAAGGAAGAATTTGATGCGTTGGCATTGGAAGGCATTGAAAAGGTGGTGGTGGATAAGAATGAGTTTTACGTCAAGTATTTAACCAACAAGCAAAAGCCCAACCAGCAGTTCCTGTTGTACATTCCCGCCAAAAAGCCCGTTCATTCAGAAAACTGGTTGCTGGATATGGAACTGGCGCATTATGTCTTCCAGACCAAACAGGAAGCGATGTTCGCCCAAGAACTCGAACTGGATTATGATTTCACCGCGCTCATTGCCGAACACATAGAATTTTTCAAAAACAAGGATCGCAGAGCATTACTAAAGGATTTGCTGGGCAAGGAAGATGACTTCCAAGCCATCCGTTATAAAATGCTGGCGGTGCTGTTCAATACCGATAATGTCAGTCTTATTTCTTTCCTACAGGTACACGCATCAGCCTATAACGACGGCAATGAACGTTACGACAGGGAACTGGAACGCTATAACCTGAAAACGTTTTACTGGAAGGAGATATCCCGCAAATATGGCTATACCAATGAAAAACCCACAGTATATGATTTCCTTATAGAGGTTTTCAACAATAATTTTTCCATTAGCAAGCGCACAGGTATAGCAAAGGAGTCCAAGATATTAATATCAATGTGGAAGGACTCCATCTCCTACAAGGATGCCTACCGCTCCCTATCCCAAAAGATCGCAGGTGATCTGAAAATAGAGTCCGTGCTGAATGATGCAAGCATTGATGATGTCATCGACGATGATTTGTTCGAACTGATCGACAAGAAAATCATTTCCGAACTGGCACAACTGATCTGTGAAGAAGGCATCTCCGCCGACAGGCTGAGCCAACTGACCAAGAAAAGGGAAAACAAGTACTGGTATCTGGATTACGAAGATTTCTATGCTTGTCTGGATATGGGTATGCAGATGATCAGTTTGATCCGCAAAATTGACAAGACAGAGATCGGATCATTTGAGGATGGTATCAACGCTTATGCGGGAAAACAGTACCAGATTGATTACCATTACCGCAAATACATCTACCATTACCGCAGGGCAAAACAGAACAAAGTCCTGCAACCACTAACCGAAAAGGTGGAAAAGGTTTATTGCAATGATTGGCTACTGGATTATGGCAACCGATGGCAGAAGATCATTGATGGCACCGATAAATGGTACAACCAGTACAAGGTGGCTCAGGGCAGGTTCTTTGCCGACCACGTGCAGCCGTTTGTCAGCAAGGGTCAACGGTTGTTTGTGATCATCTCCGATGCATTTCGCTATGAATGTGGGAAGGAATGCCTGCAAAAGATTCAGGCGGAAAAACGATTCGAAGGTGAACTGGAGCATATGGTATCTACCTTGCCTTCCTATACCCAACTGGGAATGGCGGCACTGCTGCCAAACAAGGCAATGTCCTTCCAGCCAGAATCAGAATATGTGCTGATTGACGGCAATTCTACGCAGGGTGTTCAAGCAAGGAGTAAAATACTGGAGCAGAATGCTGGGGTTCGGGCAGCGGCAATCAACGCGGAAGATTTTGTGAAAATGAACTCCGCCACGGACGGCAGGGAGTTTGTTAAGCAGTATGATCTGATATACATCTACCACAACCGCATTGACAAGGTGGGTGATGACAAGACATCGGAAGAAAAGGTGTTTGAAGCCGTGGAGCAGGAAATAGAGTTTTTGATGGATGTGTTGAAAAAGATCGCCGCTATGAACGGCAACAATATGTTCATCACGGCAGACCACGGGTTTCTTTACCAAAATAAAGAACTTGCCGACAGCGACTTCTCCATTGGGGAAATATCGGGTGATATCTGGAAGGAATCACGCAGGTATGTCATCGGCAAGAACCTCAAGGGTGATGCCAGCACAAAGCATTTCACCGCCGAGCAACTCAACCTTTCGGGTGATGCTGAAGTGCTCATTCCCAAATCCATCAACAGGATTCGAATCAAGGGCGCAGGAGCGCGGTATGTTCACGGTGGGGCAACATTGCAGGAAATCGTCATCCCGCTGCTGAAGGTCGCCAAAAAGCGTCAGGATACCACCAAGCAAGTGGATGTTGACATTATCAAATCAACGGACAAGATTACCACCAATATTCTGGCGGTTTCCTTCCTGCAAACGGAATTGGTCAGCGATAAAGTCCTGCCACGACATATCAGAAGTGCCCTGTATGCCGATGACGGGGAAATGTTGAGCGATCAGTTCACATATCTGTTTGATGTTATGGAAGGCACTGAACGGATGCGCGAAGTGAAGCACCGTTTCCATTTAAGCAGCAAAGCCAGCGGAAAATACAAGAATCAGCGCATCAAACTGGTTTTGGAAGAACCCGTTGAAGGCACCAGCAAGTGGAAGCAGTACAAGGAATACACATATACCCTGAATATTTCATTCACCAACGATTTTGACGATATGTAATTATGAATGAACTGGATAAGAAAATAAACCAGCATTTCGCTGGAAAGGTCGTCCGCAAAGACCTGACCAAGTTGGTCAAAGGGAATGCCATCGTGCCCATATATGTGCTGGAATACTTGCTGGGGCAGTACTGTGCCACGGATGATGAAGAAACCATCGCCCAAGGAGTGGAAACGGTAAAAAGCATCATCGCCAAGCATTTCGTGCACCGTGATGAAGCCCAGTTGATAAAGGCAACCATCCGTGATACCAAATCCCATAGGATCATCGACAAAGTTTCGGTCAGGTTGAATGACAAAAGGGATTTGTATGAAACCTTTTTTGCAAATCTTGGACTGAATAAGGTTGCCATCAATGAGGATATCGTTAAACACAACCAGAAACTGCTTTCAGGTGGCGTATGGTGTCTGATCACAATGGGATATGAACCATCCGAAGAACGGGATTCATCGCCGTGGATCATTGAGAACCTGAAAGCCATCCAGATTTCAAACGTGGATGTGGATGAATTTAAAGAGATACGCAAGCAGTTCACCACCGATGAATGGGTTGATCTGCTGATGCAAACCTTGGGCTTGAACCCAGAGGAGTTCACCTTCCGTTCAAAATTGATCCAGTTGGCAAGGTTGATCCCGTTTTGTGAGAACAATTACAATCTGATTGAATTAGGGCCGAAAGGAACGGGCAAGAGCCACATCTTTTCGGAGATGTCGCCACACGGCATCTTAATTTCTGGTGGTGAAGTATCAAAAGCCAAGTTATTTGTAAATAATAGCAATGGTGATATCGGCTTGGTTGGATACTGGGATGTAGTGGCTTATGATGAATTTGCTGGCAAATCCAAAAAGGTCGACAGGGGGCTGGTGGACATAATGAAGAACTATATGGCAAACAAGTCCTTTAGCCGCGGCAAGGAAGTTTACGGTGCAGCGGCATCTATGGCATTCATCGGTAACACCGATCATCCAGTGCCGTATATGCTCAAACACAGCAACCTGTTTGATTGCTTGCCTAAGGAGTATTACGATACTGCATTTCTGGACAGGTTGCACTGTTACTTGGCAGGATGGGAAGTACAAAAACTGCGCAATGAAATGTTCTCCGACAACTATGGATTCATTGTAGACTATCTGGCGGAAATACTGAAGGAACTTCGGAAAGAAGACCGAATGAATAATTACACCAAATATTTTGAACTTTCAGATACCATCACCACCCGTGATAAGACTTCCATCGCCAAGACGTTTTCTGGGTTGATTAAGGTGATATTCCCCCACGGAGAATATACGGAAGCGGAAGCCCAAATCATCCTTGAGTTTGCCATTGAAAACCGCAAACGAGTAAAAGACCAACTACGAAAGATGGATGAAACCTTCGAACGAGTAGACTTCTCTTAC
Proteins encoded in this region:
- the pglX gene encoding BREX-1 system adenine-specific DNA-methyltransferase PglX; translated protein: MNTNQLKKFAQEARIKLIEQVGAKLSFVLTADTAVLREQAGQLKQLREELNRTTKQQLIEKVAYTWFNRLMALRFMDANDYQPLGIRVITPKEGYTLPEMLDEAKRGNIPEELRLNRQRVYDLLDNRIPSSNPQNEAFKELLIASCNHLHSTFPFLFERINDYTELLMPDDLTSDFSIVTQVRNGMPADDCKNVEIIGWLYQFYISEKKDEVFASKEKVKKEDIPAATQLFTPRWIVEYMVQNTVGKLWLQNNPKSRLREHMPYFIESVSLTADDYLKISSPEEIRLLDPASGSGHILVYGFDLFTKIYEEQGYNTSDIPKLIIEKNLYGFEIDERAAQLTALALMMKAREYQRRAFRKDIKPIVFCFQDLRLTTGEIKESLRLLSIRVSDELIHDLNQMQQATNFGSLIIPHSHSTEIQQVGEKLKQLLTNADVFQRNKIEELVRADEQLKALAEKYHCVVTNPPYLGSRKMEDATSQWLKDEGYSDVSRDLYSSFIKRCITSSMKMGLTGMITQISWMFTNDFKKFRTVFVEQYHLESSIILGSGAFETISGEVVKSCVFTIQNNKSNYLTIFIDLSKTNDKESELHKSHKYLRNINIYKKLNHQAFAYKLNEKSIDIVSQSKLIEDFIDVKQGLATGNNDRFVRFYWEIENKKFAATASNYKFGIKWYPYDKGGGYHKYYGNYLNVVDWDMDGDEIKNFKDANGSLRSRPQNESFYFKEGLTFNLTGRISFRYKEQGHIFDVQGSSLFLKKESNLTYQSFCGFLNSKLAGFFTELTNPTMVTQVGDINSIPIVIPPEDTIIYFDKLSNSNILNSFEDWNKFESAWGFTKCSLIINLDNHLRSIDEIYGEYTQKWRRNFYNLHQNEEKINSKFIEIYGLRDELSPDIPLEDITILQDELDRKALVKLNKKFVRDPETHQVLNYNEIELPFIPQEIMAQFISYSVGCMFGRYSLDKDGLVLANQGETLQDYLQKIGKSAQECSFLPDEDNIIPILDNEWFEDDIVGRFHQFLKVTFDEKNFNKNLAFIEEQIGKDIRSYFIRDFYSDHIQRYRKRPIYWMFSSPKGYFNALIYMHRYTPDTVSNILNKYLKEFIGKLHTRKEHLQRVQISGSPSEKTKAIKETDSIDKMLIELQEYERDVLFPLATERISIDLDDGVLVNYNKFGKAVKEVSGLNDKQTKDKVRKFDWIDTTQIR
- the pglZ gene encoding BREX-1 system phosphatase PglZ type A; protein product: MNKIEEALSKLFAKHRIILWYDEGSELKEEFDALALEGIEKVVVDKNEFYVKYLTNKQKPNQQFLLYIPAKKPVHSENWLLDMELAHYVFQTKQEAMFAQELELDYDFTALIAEHIEFFKNKDRRALLKDLLGKEDDFQAIRYKMLAVLFNTDNVSLISFLQVHASAYNDGNERYDRELERYNLKTFYWKEISRKYGYTNEKPTVYDFLIEVFNNNFSISKRTGIAKESKILISMWKDSISYKDAYRSLSQKIAGDLKIESVLNDASIDDVIDDDLFELIDKKIISELAQLICEEGISADRLSQLTKKRENKYWYLDYEDFYACLDMGMQMISLIRKIDKTEIGSFEDGINAYAGKQYQIDYHYRKYIYHYRRAKQNKVLQPLTEKVEKVYCNDWLLDYGNRWQKIIDGTDKWYNQYKVAQGRFFADHVQPFVSKGQRLFVIISDAFRYECGKECLQKIQAEKRFEGELEHMVSTLPSYTQLGMAALLPNKAMSFQPESEYVLIDGNSTQGVQARSKILEQNAGVRAAAINAEDFVKMNSATDGREFVKQYDLIYIYHNRIDKVGDDKTSEEKVFEAVEQEIEFLMDVLKKIAAMNGNNMFITADHGFLYQNKELADSDFSIGEISGDIWKESRRYVIGKNLKGDASTKHFTAEQLNLSGDAEVLIPKSINRIRIKGAGARYVHGGATLQEIVIPLLKVAKKRQDTTKQVDVDIIKSTDKITTNILAVSFLQTELVSDKVLPRHIRSALYADDGEMLSDQFTYLFDVMEGTERMREVKHRFHLSSKASGKYKNQRIKLVLEEPVEGTSKWKQYKEYTYTLNISFTNDFDDM
- the brxL gene encoding BREX system Lon protease-like protein BrxL — encoded protein: MNELDKKINQHFAGKVVRKDLTKLVKGNAIVPIYVLEYLLGQYCATDDEETIAQGVETVKSIIAKHFVHRDEAQLIKATIRDTKSHRIIDKVSVRLNDKRDLYETFFANLGLNKVAINEDIVKHNQKLLSGGVWCLITMGYEPSEERDSSPWIIENLKAIQISNVDVDEFKEIRKQFTTDEWVDLLMQTLGLNPEEFTFRSKLIQLARLIPFCENNYNLIELGPKGTGKSHIFSEMSPHGILISGGEVSKAKLFVNNSNGDIGLVGYWDVVAYDEFAGKSKKVDRGLVDIMKNYMANKSFSRGKEVYGAAASMAFIGNTDHPVPYMLKHSNLFDCLPKEYYDTAFLDRLHCYLAGWEVQKLRNEMFSDNYGFIVDYLAEILKELRKEDRMNNYTKYFELSDTITTRDKTSIAKTFSGLIKVIFPHGEYTEAEAQIILEFAIENRKRVKDQLRKMDETFERVDFSYINKKTSKKTFVQTLEYIENKELLGLQDDEPMPEEAEPTPKKEEAKATVELKEGQKIIRDNQSGISFEMLFGDYLVGAKQITITDPYIRLPYQLRNFMEFAKLVSTRKDELEEVTIHLITYNNEEFIENSKEAFREIADSLESLGIIFTYEFVENTHDRSIVMDNGWKIVLGRGLDIFQKTNGWYDIAEYYQEKRLCKGCEITYVKTK